One part of the Salvelinus sp. IW2-2015 linkage group LG28, ASM291031v2, whole genome shotgun sequence genome encodes these proteins:
- the LOC111954323 gene encoding NLR family CARD domain-containing protein 3 isoform X2 gives MDSKERLFFKEAGPAKRPDLSIPTQGTSFXSTNTAQDGSNVISPMISGSQIRDINYYISVASKGGDEETSPHSEDIHVEDHCQKLKDYLKINRKISTIQEGLAHHGNSKLLNDIYTAVYITEGESGEVNNEHEVRPFEKTALQETPILSNDIFRSIVGKDKPIRTVLTKGIAGIGKSVSLQKFVLDWVEGKANQDIKFIFPLHFRDLNLMRENKSLMDILHPFLQTKEAGILNNNEHKVLFIFDGLDECRLPLDFQSNKILSDITESTSLHVLLTNLIKGNLLPSARIWITSQSATANRIPPEFVDRVTEVRGFNDTQKEEFFRRRFGDQKLANRIIKHIKSIRSLHIMCHIPLFCWILATVLERMSKTESGEIPKTLTQMYTHFLNIQRMLRKRKYPGENERDPLWYKASIMSLGKLAYQQLEKGHRTFFEEDLTEWGIDVREGSIFSRVCSEMFNTEFGLYESKTYQFVHLSIQEFLAAVYVFISFKTNNENPMLKEQHCSKGKXIYLSAVDKALQSENGHLDLFLRFLLGLSLKSNQDILQGLLIEKTGTSQTNEETAMYIKMKIKEKPSPECCINLFHCLNELNDHSLQEEIQSYIRSGSSLFARLSSAQWSALVFVLLTSTDELEVFDLKKYIRSDECLLRLLPVVKASRTALLNGCKLTWRCCEALASAVSSKSSSLRQLDLGNNDLQDLGVKKLCAGLGNPLNKHTDTLKLSQCNITEEGCASLASALRLNPSHPRELDLSGNNPGDSGVKMLSTVLKDPQCKLQKLRMSGCAVSEEGCSSLASALTSNPSHLRELDLSRNGPGGSGVEKLSAVLVDTHCKLETLRLKKCTFTVEGCAALALALALRPNPSHLRELDLSENQPGNLGVKLLSSVLEDKRCTLETLRLNDCNLTEKCCEALASALSSSTSSLRELDLGKNKLHDVGVKLFSVGLGNTYCNLATLRLSDCGVTANGISFLSSALKTNPSFLRELDMSGNSLGDSGVNLLSAVLDNLHCNLETLHLKDCNLTERCCGALASALSSKCCSLRELDLSGKELKNSGMELLCVGLGSPHCKVKTLRLSRCRVTDEGCSSLASALLSNPSHLREINLDNNYPGYSGLRLLSAVMEDPTFKLETLSAWPYPVGREK, from the exons ATGGATTCCAAAG aacgtttattttttaagGAGGCTGGCCCTGCAAAGAGGCCAGATCTCTCCATACCTACACAAGGAACTTCTTTCRAGTCCACCAACACTGCTCAGGATGGCAGCAATGTCATATCACCCATGATCTCTGGCAGCCAAATAAGAGACATTAATTATTACATCAGTGTGGCCTCGAAGGGTGGTG ATGAAGAGACGTCTCCTCATTCTGAAG ATATACATGTTGAAGACCACTGTCAAAAACTAAAAGACTATCTGAAGATTAACAGAAAGATCAGTACTATTCAGGAGGGTTTAGCTCAYCATGGAAACTCCAAACTGCTTAATGACATCTACACAGCGGTTTATATAACAGAGGGGGAAAGTGGAGAGGTCAATAATGAGCATGAGGTAAGACCGTTTGAAAAAACAGCTTTACAAGAAACTCCAATCCTATCCAACGACATCTTCAGATCCATAGTTGGGAAAGACAAACCtatcagaactgtgctgacaaaAGGAATCGCAGGCATCGGAAAGTCGGTCTCTTTGCAAAAGTTTGTTTTGGACTGGGTTGAAGGAAAAGCAAATCAGGATATAAAATTCATCTTTCCACTTCATTTTCGGGATCTAAATTTGATGAGGGAGAATAAAAGTTTGATGGACATTCTTCATCCTTTTCTTCAGACAAAAGAAGCAGGAATCCTCAACAACAATGAACACAAAGTGTTATTTATCTTCGATGGTCTAGATGAGTGTCGACTTCCTCTAGACTTCCAGAGCAACAAGATCTTGAGTGACATCACAGAGTCAACTTCATTGCATGTGCTGCTGACAAACCTCATCAAGGGGAATCTGCTCCCATCTGCTCGCATCTGGATAACCTCCCAATCAGCCACAGCCAATCGCATCCCCCCTGAGTTTGTTGACAGAGTGACAGAGGTACGAGGGTTCAATGACACACAGAAGGAAGAGTTTTTCAGAAGGAGATTCGGTGATCAGAAACTGGCCAACAGAATCATCAAACACATTAAGTCAATACggagcctccacatcatgtgTCACATACCTTTGTTCTGCTGGATTTTAGCCACTGTCCTGGAGAGAATGAGCAAAACAGAGAGTGGAGAGATCCCCAAAACCCTGACCCAAATGTACACACACTTCCTGAACATCCAGAGAATGCTAAGGAAACGAAAGTACCCTGGAGAAAATGAACGAGATCCACTCTGGTATAAAGCGAGCATCATGTCACTGGGAAAACTGGCCTATCAGCAACTGGAAAAAGGCCATCGGACCTTCTTTGAAGAGGATCTGACAGAGTGGGGCATTGATGTCAGAGAGGGGTCCATTTTTTCAAGGGTTTGTTCAGAGATGTTCAATACAGAGTTTGGATTGTACGAGAGCAAGACGTACCAATTTGTGCATCTGAGCATCCAGGAGTTTCTTGCTGCTGTGTATGTTTTCATCTCATTCAAAACCAACAATGAAAATCCAATGCTAAAAGAACAACACTGCTCCAAAGGCAAAGAKATCTACTTAAGTGCAGTAGATAAGGCCCTTCAAAGTGAGAATGGGCACCTAGACcttttcctccgcttccttctcGGCCTCTCGCTGAAGAGCAATCAAGATATCTTACAAGGTCTACTGATAGAAAAAACAGGCACCTCACAGACCAATGAGGAAACAGCCATGTATATCAAGATGAAGATCAAGGAGAAGCCCTCTCCAGAGTGTtgcatcaatctgttccactgtctgaatgagCTGAATGACCATTCCTTACAGGAGGAAATCCAAAGCTACATAAGGTCTGGAAGTTCCTTGTTTGCCAGACTCTCATCTGCACAGTGGTCTGCTCTGGTTTTTGTGTTGCTGACTTCCACGGACGAGCTGGAagtgtttgacctgaagaaatacaTCAGATCGGATGAGTgtcttctgaggctgctgccagtggtcaaagcTTCTAGAACCGCTCT ACTCAATGGATGTAAACTTACCTGGAGATGCTGTGAAGCACTGGCCTCAGCTGTCAGCTCAAAGTCCTCTAGTCTGAGACAGCTGGACCTAGGAAACAATGACCTGCAGGACTTAGGAGTGAAAAAACTCtgtgctggactggggaatccactcaataaacacactgacacactgaa ACTGTCTCAGTGTAAtatcacagaggaaggctgtgcttctctggcttCAGCACTGAGGTTAAACCCATCACACCCAAGAGAACTGGACCTAAGTGGAAATAACCCAGGAGACTCGGGTGTAAAAATGCTCTCTACTGTACTCAAAGATCCACAATGTAAACTGCAGAAATTGAG GATGTCAGGCTGTGCAGTCTCAGAAGAAGGCTGTTCATCTCTGGCTTCAGCCCTGACGTcgaacccctcacacctgagagagctggatctaaGCAGGAATGGCCCTGGAGGCTCAGGAGTGGAGAAGCTCTCTGCAGTACTGGTGGATACACACTGTAAACTTGAGACACTGAG GCTTAAAAAATGCACATTCACAGTGGAAGGCTGTGCTGCTCTGGCTCTGGCTTTAGCCCTGAGGCCAAACCcatcacacctgagagagctggacctaaGTGAGAACCAACCTGGTAACTTAGGAGTAAAACTACTCTCTTCTGTACTGGAGGATAAACGCTGTACACTGGAAACACTGAG GTTGAATGATTGCAACCTCACTGAGAAATGCTGTGAAGCGCTGGCTTCAGCTCTCAGCTCCAGCACTTCAAGTTTGAGAGAGCTAGACCTGGGGAAAAACAAACTCCACGATGTGGGMGTGAAGCTGTTCTCTGTTGGACTGGGGAATACCTACTGTAATCTGGCAACACTGAG gctgtcagATTGTGGTGTCACAGCGAACGGGATTTCCTTCTTGTCTTCAGCACTCAAGACAAATCCCTCattcctgagagagctggacatgAGTGGGAATAGTCTAGGAGATTCAGGAGTAAACCTGCTCTCTGCRGTACTGGAYAATCTYCATTGTAATCTGGAGACATTGCA CTTGAAGGACTGCAATCTCACTGAGAGATGTTGTGGTGCCCTGGCCTCAGCTCTCAGCTCAAAGTGCTGTagtctgagagagctggacctgagtggCAARGAGCTGAAGAATTCAGGGATGGAACTGCTCTGTGTTGGATTGGGGAGTCCTCACTGTAAAGTGAAGACACTCAG ACTGTCACGCTGTAGAGTCACAGATGAGGGATGTTCTTCTCTGGCTTCAGCTCTGTTGTCCAACCCGTCACACCTGAGAGAAATTAATCTAGACAACAACTACCCTGGGTACTCTGGATTGAGACTGCTCTCTGCCGTAATGGAGGACCCGACCTTTAAGCTGGAGACACTGAG TGCATGGCCTTAtcctgtggggagagagaaatgA
- the LOC111954323 gene encoding NLR family CARD domain-containing protein 3 isoform X1: protein MDSKERLFFKEAGPAKRPDLSIPTQGTSFXSTNTAQDGSNVISPMISGSQIRDINYYISVASKGGDEETSPHSEDIHVEDHCQKLKDYLKINRKISTIQEGLAHHGNSKLLNDIYTAVYITEGESGEVNNEHEVRPFEKTALQETPILSNDIFRSIVGKDKPIRTVLTKGIAGIGKSVSLQKFVLDWVEGKANQDIKFIFPLHFRDLNLMRENKSLMDILHPFLQTKEAGILNNNEHKVLFIFDGLDECRLPLDFQSNKILSDITESTSLHVLLTNLIKGNLLPSARIWITSQSATANRIPPEFVDRVTEVRGFNDTQKEEFFRRRFGDQKLANRIIKHIKSIRSLHIMCHIPLFCWILATVLERMSKTESGEIPKTLTQMYTHFLNIQRMLRKRKYPGENERDPLWYKASIMSLGKLAYQQLEKGHRTFFEEDLTEWGIDVREGSIFSRVCSEMFNTEFGLYESKTYQFVHLSIQEFLAAVYVFISFKTNNENPMLKEQHCSKGKXIYLSAVDKALQSENGHLDLFLRFLLGLSLKSNQDILQGLLIEKTGTSQTNEETAMYIKMKIKEKPSPECCINLFHCLNELNDHSLQEEIQSYIRSGSSLFARLSSAQWSALVFVLLTSTDELEVFDLKKYIRSDECLLRLLPVVKASRTALLNGCKLTWRCCEALASAVSSKSSSLRQLDLGNNDLQDLGVKKLCAGLGNPLNKHTDTLKLSQCNITEEGCASLASALRLNPSHPRELDLSGNNPGDSGVKMLSTVLKDPQCKLQKLRMSGCAVSEEGCSSLASALTSNPSHLRELDLSRNGPGGSGVEKLSAVLVDTHCKLETLRLSNCSITEEGCASLASAVTSNPSHLRELDLSGNNLGDSELERLTVVLKNPQCKLEKLLLKKCTFTVEGCAALALALALRPNPSHLRELDLSENQPGNLGVKLLSSVLEDKRCTLETLRLNDCNLTEKCCEALASALSSSTSSLRELDLGKNKLHDVGVKLFSVGLGNTYCNLATLRLSDCGVTANGISFLSSALKTNPSFLRELDMSGNSLGDSGVNLLSAVLDNLHCNLETLHLKDCNLTERCCGALASALSSKCCSLRELDLSGKELKNSGMELLCVGLGSPHCKVKTLRLSRCRVTDEGCSSLASALLSNPSHLREINLDNNYPGYSGLRLLSAVMEDPTFKLETLSAWPYPVGREK from the exons ATGGATTCCAAAG aacgtttattttttaagGAGGCTGGCCCTGCAAAGAGGCCAGATCTCTCCATACCTACACAAGGAACTTCTTTCRAGTCCACCAACACTGCTCAGGATGGCAGCAATGTCATATCACCCATGATCTCTGGCAGCCAAATAAGAGACATTAATTATTACATCAGTGTGGCCTCGAAGGGTGGTG ATGAAGAGACGTCTCCTCATTCTGAAG ATATACATGTTGAAGACCACTGTCAAAAACTAAAAGACTATCTGAAGATTAACAGAAAGATCAGTACTATTCAGGAGGGTTTAGCTCAYCATGGAAACTCCAAACTGCTTAATGACATCTACACAGCGGTTTATATAACAGAGGGGGAAAGTGGAGAGGTCAATAATGAGCATGAGGTAAGACCGTTTGAAAAAACAGCTTTACAAGAAACTCCAATCCTATCCAACGACATCTTCAGATCCATAGTTGGGAAAGACAAACCtatcagaactgtgctgacaaaAGGAATCGCAGGCATCGGAAAGTCGGTCTCTTTGCAAAAGTTTGTTTTGGACTGGGTTGAAGGAAAAGCAAATCAGGATATAAAATTCATCTTTCCACTTCATTTTCGGGATCTAAATTTGATGAGGGAGAATAAAAGTTTGATGGACATTCTTCATCCTTTTCTTCAGACAAAAGAAGCAGGAATCCTCAACAACAATGAACACAAAGTGTTATTTATCTTCGATGGTCTAGATGAGTGTCGACTTCCTCTAGACTTCCAGAGCAACAAGATCTTGAGTGACATCACAGAGTCAACTTCATTGCATGTGCTGCTGACAAACCTCATCAAGGGGAATCTGCTCCCATCTGCTCGCATCTGGATAACCTCCCAATCAGCCACAGCCAATCGCATCCCCCCTGAGTTTGTTGACAGAGTGACAGAGGTACGAGGGTTCAATGACACACAGAAGGAAGAGTTTTTCAGAAGGAGATTCGGTGATCAGAAACTGGCCAACAGAATCATCAAACACATTAAGTCAATACggagcctccacatcatgtgTCACATACCTTTGTTCTGCTGGATTTTAGCCACTGTCCTGGAGAGAATGAGCAAAACAGAGAGTGGAGAGATCCCCAAAACCCTGACCCAAATGTACACACACTTCCTGAACATCCAGAGAATGCTAAGGAAACGAAAGTACCCTGGAGAAAATGAACGAGATCCACTCTGGTATAAAGCGAGCATCATGTCACTGGGAAAACTGGCCTATCAGCAACTGGAAAAAGGCCATCGGACCTTCTTTGAAGAGGATCTGACAGAGTGGGGCATTGATGTCAGAGAGGGGTCCATTTTTTCAAGGGTTTGTTCAGAGATGTTCAATACAGAGTTTGGATTGTACGAGAGCAAGACGTACCAATTTGTGCATCTGAGCATCCAGGAGTTTCTTGCTGCTGTGTATGTTTTCATCTCATTCAAAACCAACAATGAAAATCCAATGCTAAAAGAACAACACTGCTCCAAAGGCAAAGAKATCTACTTAAGTGCAGTAGATAAGGCCCTTCAAAGTGAGAATGGGCACCTAGACcttttcctccgcttccttctcGGCCTCTCGCTGAAGAGCAATCAAGATATCTTACAAGGTCTACTGATAGAAAAAACAGGCACCTCACAGACCAATGAGGAAACAGCCATGTATATCAAGATGAAGATCAAGGAGAAGCCCTCTCCAGAGTGTtgcatcaatctgttccactgtctgaatgagCTGAATGACCATTCCTTACAGGAGGAAATCCAAAGCTACATAAGGTCTGGAAGTTCCTTGTTTGCCAGACTCTCATCTGCACAGTGGTCTGCTCTGGTTTTTGTGTTGCTGACTTCCACGGACGAGCTGGAagtgtttgacctgaagaaatacaTCAGATCGGATGAGTgtcttctgaggctgctgccagtggtcaaagcTTCTAGAACCGCTCT ACTCAATGGATGTAAACTTACCTGGAGATGCTGTGAAGCACTGGCCTCAGCTGTCAGCTCAAAGTCCTCTAGTCTGAGACAGCTGGACCTAGGAAACAATGACCTGCAGGACTTAGGAGTGAAAAAACTCtgtgctggactggggaatccactcaataaacacactgacacactgaa ACTGTCTCAGTGTAAtatcacagaggaaggctgtgcttctctggcttCAGCACTGAGGTTAAACCCATCACACCCAAGAGAACTGGACCTAAGTGGAAATAACCCAGGAGACTCGGGTGTAAAAATGCTCTCTACTGTACTCAAAGATCCACAATGTAAACTGCAGAAATTGAG GATGTCAGGCTGTGCAGTCTCAGAAGAAGGCTGTTCATCTCTGGCTTCAGCCCTGACGTcgaacccctcacacctgagagagctggatctaaGCAGGAATGGCCCTGGAGGCTCAGGAGTGGAGAAGCTCTCTGCAGTACTGGTGGATACACACTGTAAACTTGAGACACTGAG GCTGTCAAACTGTAGTATCACAGaagaaggctgtgcttctctggcttCAGCTGTGACGTCAAACCCCtctcacctgagagagctggacctgagcggGAATAACTTAGGAGACTCCGAATTAGAACGCCTGACAGTTGTTTTGAAGAATCCACAGTGCAAACTTGAGAAACTGTT GCTTAAAAAATGCACATTCACAGTGGAAGGCTGTGCTGCTCTGGCTCTGGCTTTAGCCCTGAGGCCAAACCcatcacacctgagagagctggacctaaGTGAGAACCAACCTGGTAACTTAGGAGTAAAACTACTCTCTTCTGTACTGGAGGATAAACGCTGTACACTGGAAACACTGAG GTTGAATGATTGCAACCTCACTGAGAAATGCTGTGAAGCGCTGGCTTCAGCTCTCAGCTCCAGCACTTCAAGTTTGAGAGAGCTAGACCTGGGGAAAAACAAACTCCACGATGTGGGMGTGAAGCTGTTCTCTGTTGGACTGGGGAATACCTACTGTAATCTGGCAACACTGAG gctgtcagATTGTGGTGTCACAGCGAACGGGATTTCCTTCTTGTCTTCAGCACTCAAGACAAATCCCTCattcctgagagagctggacatgAGTGGGAATAGTCTAGGAGATTCAGGAGTAAACCTGCTCTCTGCRGTACTGGAYAATCTYCATTGTAATCTGGAGACATTGCA CTTGAAGGACTGCAATCTCACTGAGAGATGTTGTGGTGCCCTGGCCTCAGCTCTCAGCTCAAAGTGCTGTagtctgagagagctggacctgagtggCAARGAGCTGAAGAATTCAGGGATGGAACTGCTCTGTGTTGGATTGGGGAGTCCTCACTGTAAAGTGAAGACACTCAG ACTGTCACGCTGTAGAGTCACAGATGAGGGATGTTCTTCTCTGGCTTCAGCTCTGTTGTCCAACCCGTCACACCTGAGAGAAATTAATCTAGACAACAACTACCCTGGGTACTCTGGATTGAGACTGCTCTCTGCCGTAATGGAGGACCCGACCTTTAAGCTGGAGACACTGAG TGCATGGCCTTAtcctgtggggagagagaaatgA